From a single Pseudomonas cremoricolorata genomic region:
- a CDS encoding CHAD domain-containing protein, translating into MSAMVDHIIVQVLCLQVRLLACRERLAADTDSEALHDLRTSTRRLRSLVRPLRGLPGVEPLEQAARALGSLTTPLRDREVLAAHLLERGQQAAGQQRMRQRTHDFRGVAASGELSRLLGILDAFPSFLRAAERDGLLDGLKADVDKRLRKQWRKLEKGLADPEHDRHRLRLLIKRVRYGDEAYPQLDHAGKKLRSVLKRAQGDLGDWHDRLQWLLMADEQADLASCVEQWQEEIKGFEGQSDRTLKRLDAALLRR; encoded by the coding sequence CAGGTGCTGTGTCTTCAGGTACGTCTGCTGGCCTGCCGTGAGCGCCTGGCGGCCGACACCGACAGTGAAGCGCTGCACGATCTGCGCACCAGCACCCGCCGTTTGCGTAGCCTGGTGCGGCCACTGCGCGGCTTGCCAGGCGTCGAGCCGCTGGAGCAGGCCGCCCGCGCCCTGGGCAGCCTGACCACGCCTCTACGCGATCGCGAGGTGCTGGCGGCGCATTTGCTCGAACGCGGGCAGCAGGCGGCGGGCCAGCAGCGCATGCGTCAGCGCACCCATGATTTTCGGGGTGTGGCTGCCAGCGGCGAGCTGTCTCGCCTGCTGGGCATCCTCGACGCCTTTCCCTCGTTCCTGCGCGCCGCTGAGCGCGACGGCTTGCTCGATGGCCTGAAGGCCGATGTCGACAAGCGTCTGCGCAAGCAGTGGCGCAAGCTGGAAAAGGGTCTGGCCGATCCCGAGCACGATCGACATCGCTTGCGCTTGTTGATCAAGCGGGTGCGCTACGGGGACGAGGCGTACCCGCAACTCGATCACGCCGGCAAGAAGCTGCGCAGCGTGCTCAAGCGTGCACAAGGCGATCTGGGTGATTGGCACGACAGACTGCAATGGCTGCTGATGGCCGATGAGCAGGCCGATCTGGCCTCGTGCGTGGAGCAGTGGCAGGAGGAAATTAAAGGCTTCGAGGGTCAATCGGACCGCACCCTCAAGCGCCTCGACGCCGCGCTGTTGCGGCGCTGA